The following proteins come from a genomic window of Melospiza georgiana isolate bMelGeo1 chromosome 3, bMelGeo1.pri, whole genome shotgun sequence:
- the ACP1 gene encoding low molecular weight phosphotyrosine protein phosphatase isoform X2, with translation MAAGESKSVLFVCLGNICRSPIAEAVFRKLVTDEKLENKWRTDSAAVSDWNVGRFPDSRALSCLRNHGIETAHKARQITKEDFQTFDHILCMDESNLRDLNRKSNQVKDCKASIELLGTYDPQKQLIIEDPYYGSEKDFETVYEQCLRCCKAFLEKYR, from the exons GAAACATCTGCCGCTCTCCAATAGCTGAAGCAGTTTTCAGAAAACTTGTGACTGATGAGAAGCTTGAAAATAAG TGGAGGAcagacagtgctgctgtttcagACTGGAACGTGGGGCGCTTCCCAGATTCAAGGGCTTTAAGCTGTCTAAGAAATCATGGCATTGAGACAGCACATAAAGCACGACAG ATTACTAAAGAGGATTTCCAGACCTTTGATCATATACTTTGTATGGATGAGAGCAATCTAAG aGATTTGAACAGGAAAAGCAACCAAGTTAAGGACTGCAAGGCCAGTATTGAGCTACTTGGAACTTATGATCCACAGAAACAGCTTATCATTGAAGATCCATACTAT gGGAGTGAAAAGGACTTTGAAACTGTTTACGAGCAATGTCTTAGATGCTGTAAAGCATTTTTGGAGAAGTATCGTTAA
- the ACP1 gene encoding low molecular weight phosphotyrosine protein phosphatase isoform X1 produces the protein MAAGESKSVLFVCLGNICRSPIAEAVFRKLVTDEKLENKWRIDSAATSTYEIGSPPDYRGQNCMKKHGIPMSHIARQITKEDFQTFDHILCMDESNLRDLNRKSNQVKDCKASIELLGTYDPQKQLIIEDPYYGSEKDFETVYEQCLRCCKAFLEKYR, from the exons GAAACATCTGCCGCTCTCCAATAGCTGAAGCAGTTTTCAGAAAACTTGTGACTGATGAGAAGCTTGAAAATAAG tGGAGGATAGACAGTGCAGCGACATCTACCTATGAAATAGGAAGCCCTCCTGACTATCGAGGACAGAATTGCATGAAGAAGCATGGCATTCCCATGAGTCATATTGCCAGGCAG ATTACTAAAGAGGATTTCCAGACCTTTGATCATATACTTTGTATGGATGAGAGCAATCTAAG aGATTTGAACAGGAAAAGCAACCAAGTTAAGGACTGCAAGGCCAGTATTGAGCTACTTGGAACTTATGATCCACAGAAACAGCTTATCATTGAAGATCCATACTAT gGGAGTGAAAAGGACTTTGAAACTGTTTACGAGCAATGTCTTAGATGCTGTAAAGCATTTTTGGAGAAGTATCGTTAA